The Arthrobacter russicus genome has a segment encoding these proteins:
- a CDS encoding ABC transporter ATP-binding protein, producing MSEENITPQEPAEVDNIDPVEVPTNRSTGRRSAGDVVLQVSGLSVDFGVDKKWVPAAIGLDYEVKAGEVLAIVGESGSGKSASSMAILGLLPDNSRVTGSVKLNGEEILNASPSKLRKIRGSDVAVIFQEPMTALNPVYTIGFQIVETLRLHNEISPDEARVRAIRMLELVELPDPEKAFKSYPHQLSGGQRQRAMIAQSLSCDPKLLIADEPTTALDVTVQAEILDLMRNLRNKLDSAIVLITHDMGVVADLSDRIAVMRKGVIVETGSAEDIFYHPQHEYTQALLAAVPHLGQGGAQAAEVDVTAVLAEATHAELADIDQAELLRREAANKAALVAAKAAAEQAGNTGPAEPVLELRDVAIEYPKQGRVPAFRAVEGADLEIFPGQVVGLVGESGSGKTTIGRAAVGLLPVAAGTLHVVGQDITTAKKNGRQLHEVRRNIGMVFQDPSSSLNPRLPIGESIGEPMFLAKEAKGAQLQKRIEDLLDQVELPRSYRNRYPHELSGGQKQRVGIARALALKPKLMVADEPTSALDVSVQARVLDLLQNLQKEMGFACLFVTHDLAVVDYLADRIVVMQRGKIVEQGTRDEILRNPQEAYTQRLLAAVPLPDPQKQRERRELREQLLAAGME from the coding sequence ATGAGTGAAGAAAACATCACTCCTCAGGAGCCCGCCGAGGTCGACAACATCGATCCGGTCGAGGTGCCGACGAACCGGTCCACCGGACGGCGCAGCGCCGGAGACGTGGTACTCCAAGTGTCCGGCCTCTCGGTCGACTTCGGCGTGGACAAGAAATGGGTGCCGGCCGCGATCGGGCTCGACTACGAGGTCAAGGCCGGCGAAGTCCTGGCCATCGTGGGTGAATCGGGTTCCGGCAAGAGCGCCAGCTCGATGGCGATCCTGGGGCTGCTGCCGGACAACAGCCGGGTCACCGGCTCGGTCAAGCTCAATGGCGAAGAGATCCTGAACGCCTCCCCGTCGAAGTTGCGCAAGATCCGCGGCAGCGACGTCGCGGTGATCTTCCAGGAGCCGATGACGGCGCTCAACCCGGTGTACACGATCGGATTCCAGATCGTGGAGACGCTCCGGCTGCACAATGAGATTTCTCCGGACGAAGCCCGCGTGCGGGCGATTCGGATGCTGGAACTGGTCGAACTGCCGGATCCGGAAAAAGCTTTCAAATCGTACCCGCACCAGCTTTCCGGAGGGCAGCGCCAACGCGCGATGATCGCCCAATCGCTCTCCTGCGATCCGAAGCTGCTGATCGCCGACGAGCCGACCACCGCCCTGGACGTCACGGTTCAGGCGGAAATCCTCGATCTGATGCGCAATCTGCGCAACAAGCTGGACTCGGCGATCGTGCTGATCACCCACGATATGGGCGTGGTCGCGGATCTCTCCGACCGAATCGCGGTGATGCGCAAGGGCGTGATCGTGGAGACCGGCAGCGCGGAAGACATCTTCTACCATCCGCAGCACGAATACACACAGGCCTTGCTGGCTGCGGTGCCGCACCTCGGCCAGGGCGGAGCCCAAGCCGCGGAGGTGGATGTCACCGCGGTTTTGGCCGAGGCCACCCACGCCGAGCTCGCCGACATCGACCAGGCCGAGTTGCTGCGCCGCGAAGCGGCGAACAAAGCTGCTCTGGTCGCGGCCAAAGCGGCGGCCGAACAAGCCGGGAATACCGGCCCGGCCGAGCCGGTGCTCGAATTGCGCGACGTCGCCATCGAGTATCCGAAACAGGGGCGGGTACCCGCCTTCCGCGCGGTAGAAGGTGCGGACCTGGAGATCTTCCCGGGCCAGGTGGTCGGCCTGGTGGGGGAGTCCGGCTCTGGCAAGACCACCATCGGACGGGCCGCGGTGGGATTGCTCCCGGTTGCCGCCGGCACACTACACGTCGTCGGGCAGGACATCACCACGGCGAAGAAGAACGGCCGTCAGCTCCACGAGGTGCGCCGCAACATCGGCATGGTGTTCCAGGACCCGTCATCCTCGCTGAACCCGCGATTGCCGATCGGCGAGAGCATCGGCGAGCCGATGTTCTTGGCCAAGGAGGCCAAAGGCGCACAACTGCAGAAGCGCATCGAGGACTTGTTGGATCAGGTCGAATTGCCGCGGAGCTACCGGAACCGTTACCCGCACGAGCTTTCCGGCGGGCAGAAACAGCGGGTGGGCATCGCCCGGGCACTTGCGCTGAAGCCGAAGTTGATGGTCGCCGACGAGCCGACCTCCGCACTGGATGTCTCGGTTCAGGCCAGAGTCTTGGACCTGCTGCAGAACCTGCAGAAGGAGATGGGCTTCGCTTGTCTCTTCGTCACGCACGACCTGGCTGTGGTCGACTATCTCGCCGATCGCATCGTGGTGATGCAGCGCGGCAAGATCGTGGAGCAAGGCACCCGGGACGAGATCCTGCGCAATCCGCAAGAGGCCTATACCCAGCGGTTGCTGGCCGCGGTTCCGTTGCCGGATCCGCAGAAGCAGCGGGAACGCCGGGAGCTGCGCGAGCAGCTGCTGGCTGCCGGCATGGAATAG
- a CDS encoding PH domain-containing protein: protein MTSERFRPRTGTVLAIVLYVLAGAGLLVVLFSGLRLQDILLTLPLLAFVGYCGYWLFGFPEVIVDEDGVTLVNPTVTVRVPWVALIAVDTKFALTLITVKRKYTAWAAPAPGVISANRGKREDTMGLPASSYGAFGSLRPGDLKRSDSGAAAFMVRTRWAKLVDAGKIDVEQTAHSRASVRVNWLQLGIALVLIAAVVALIAGAL from the coding sequence ATGACTTCTGAGCGTTTCCGCCCGCGCACCGGCACGGTTTTGGCCATCGTCCTCTACGTCTTGGCCGGGGCCGGGCTGCTCGTCGTGCTGTTCAGCGGACTCCGCCTGCAGGACATCCTGTTGACCCTGCCCTTGCTGGCTTTCGTCGGCTACTGCGGTTACTGGCTGTTCGGCTTCCCCGAAGTGATCGTGGACGAGGACGGCGTCACGTTGGTCAACCCCACGGTGACCGTCCGCGTGCCTTGGGTCGCGTTGATCGCCGTCGACACGAAATTCGCCTTGACGCTGATCACCGTGAAGCGCAAGTACACCGCTTGGGCGGCTCCGGCGCCCGGGGTGATTTCGGCCAACCGGGGCAAACGCGAGGACACCATGGGCCTGCCGGCCAGCAGCTACGGCGCGTTCGGTTCTTTGCGTCCCGGAGATCTGAAACGCAGCGATTCCGGCGCCGCCGCTTTCATGGTGCGCACCCGCTGGGCGAAGCTGGTCGACGCCGGCAAAATCGACGTCGAGCAGACCGCGCATTCCCGAGCCAGTGTGCGCGTCAACTGGCTGCAGCTGGGCATCGCCCTGGTGCTGATTGCCGCCGTCGTCGCGCTGATCGCCGGCGCGCTCTGA
- a CDS encoding ABC transporter permease, with protein sequence MTSVVTGESPQTPPAAGIEDVQETKGLSQGQIIRKRFFGHSAAMVALVVFALVVLLVFSASGIKLWGWIDIPGWWKYSYTDVQDIQNNAAPTYQFPFNFGDHPFGQDSIGRDMFAMTMRAAQLSIIVMFTIGIIAGLIGVVVGALSGYFRGWVETVLMRLTDAIIIIPVIVTGAVLGQVVRSASLGTTEIGPDGQPVTTRDFMSNVFKALQDNLGVVLLGIFLALVIWVGLARLVRGEFLTLREREFVDAARIAGASNTRIVFKHILPNAVGVIIVNTTLLMSSAILLEAGLSYIGLGVTKPDISLGSLVVENQEAFSTRPWLFWFPGLFIIVICLCINFIGDGLRDAFDPRQKKFNAKKASSANAEKA encoded by the coding sequence ATGACAAGCGTCGTCACTGGCGAGTCCCCGCAGACTCCGCCCGCCGCCGGCATCGAAGATGTCCAGGAGACCAAGGGCCTGAGCCAAGGCCAGATCATCCGAAAGCGCTTTTTCGGCCACAGCGCGGCGATGGTCGCGCTCGTGGTCTTCGCGCTCGTGGTGCTCCTGGTGTTCAGCGCCTCCGGGATTAAGCTCTGGGGCTGGATCGACATCCCAGGCTGGTGGAAGTACAGCTATACCGATGTCCAGGACATCCAGAACAACGCCGCGCCCACTTACCAGTTCCCGTTCAACTTCGGCGACCACCCATTCGGGCAGGACAGCATCGGCCGTGACATGTTCGCGATGACCATGCGCGCCGCGCAGCTGTCGATCATCGTGATGTTCACGATCGGCATCATCGCCGGGCTGATCGGCGTCGTGGTCGGCGCGTTGTCCGGTTACTTCCGCGGCTGGGTGGAAACGGTGCTGATGCGCTTGACCGATGCGATCATCATCATCCCGGTAATCGTCACCGGCGCCGTGCTCGGCCAAGTGGTCCGGTCCGCCAGCCTGGGCACCACTGAAATCGGTCCCGATGGGCAGCCAGTCACCACCCGGGATTTCATGTCGAACGTTTTCAAGGCACTCCAGGATAACCTCGGCGTGGTGCTGCTGGGCATCTTCCTCGCCCTGGTGATCTGGGTGGGCCTGGCCCGCTTGGTGCGTGGTGAATTCCTGACCTTGCGGGAACGCGAATTCGTCGATGCGGCCAGGATTGCCGGCGCCTCCAACACCCGGATCGTGTTCAAGCACATCCTGCCGAATGCGGTGGGTGTGATCATCGTGAACACCACGCTGCTGATGTCTTCTGCGATCCTGCTGGAAGCCGGCCTGAGCTACATCGGTTTGGGCGTCACCAAGCCGGACATCTCGCTGGGCTCGCTCGTGGTGGAAAACCAGGAAGCGTTCTCCACCCGGCCCTGGCTGTTCTGGTTCCCGGGCCTGTTCATCATCGTGATCTGCCTGTGCATCAACTTCATCGGCGACGGATTGCGGGATGCCTTCGATCCGCGGCAGAAAAAGTTCAATGCCAAAAAGGCCAGCTCAGCCAATGCCGAAAAGGCCTGA